Part of the Brevibacillus brevis genome is shown below.
ATGAGCATGCAACTATCTGTAAAAAGCCGTTTGTCGTCAACTGTCGCTTCTTTGAAGCCATCGGGAATTCGCCGTTTCTTCGACCTGGCCGCCTCGATGGAAGGGGTGATTTCGCTGGGGGTCGGGGAGCCGGACTTCGTCACTCCTTGGCGCATGCGGGAAGCCTCCATCTCTTCACTGGAGCGCGGTCACACCGCCTATACGTCCAACGCGGGCCTTCTGGAGCTGCGGGTGGAAATCCAGAAGTATCTGGAGGAGCGCTTCTCGGTCAGCTATCACCCGGAGAGCGAGATTCTGGTCACGGTAGGGGCGAGTGAAGCGATCGATATTGCGCTGCGCGCGATCCTCGATCCGGGCGATGAAGTGCTCGTCGTCGAGCCGTGCTACGTATCATATGAGCCCGTCATTCGCCTGGCCGGGGGAGTACCGGTGTTCCTCAAGACCTCGATGGAAAACCAGTTCAAGCTGACGCCGCAGGAGCTGGAAGCAGGCATTACACCGAAGACCAAGGCGATCATCTTCTGCTACCCGAACAATCCGACCGGGGGCACGATGACTGCGGAGGAATGGAAGACATTGCTGCCGATCATCGAGAAGCACGACCTTTTGGTCATATCCGACGAGATTTACGCGGAGCTGACGTACGGCCGCATGCACGACAGTATCGCCGCTCTGCCCGGCATGAAAGAGCGGACGATCCTCATCTCCGGTTTTTCCAAAGCGTTTGCGATGACAGGCTGGCGCCTCGGCTACGTCTGCGCAATGCCTGACCTGCTTGCCGGCATGCTGAAAATCCACCAGTACACGATGCTGTGCGCTCCCACGATGGCGCAGATGGCCGCGCTGGAGGCGCTGCGCCACGGCCGCGCGGACATGGAGCGGATGATCGAGAGCTATCGCCAGCGCCGCAACTTCGTGGTCGACGGCTTCCGTCAGATCGGCCTCAGCTGTCACGAACCGGATGGCGCCTTTTACGCATTCCCGTCCATCGCATCGACGGGAATGAGCTCTGCCGAGTTTGCGGAAAAATTGTTGATGGAAGAAAAAGTCGCGGTCGTCCCTGGCGATGTGTTCGGGGAAAGCGGACACGGGCACATCCGCTGTTCGTACGCGACATCCATGGAACAGCTGAAAAA
Proteins encoded:
- a CDS encoding aminotransferase; its protein translation is MSMQLSVKSRLSSTVASLKPSGIRRFFDLAASMEGVISLGVGEPDFVTPWRMREASISSLERGHTAYTSNAGLLELRVEIQKYLEERFSVSYHPESEILVTVGASEAIDIALRAILDPGDEVLVVEPCYVSYEPVIRLAGGVPVFLKTSMENQFKLTPQELEAGITPKTKAIIFCYPNNPTGGTMTAEEWKTLLPIIEKHDLLVISDEIYAELTYGRMHDSIAALPGMKERTILISGFSKAFAMTGWRLGYVCAMPDLLAGMLKIHQYTMLCAPTMAQMAALEALRHGRADMERMIESYRQRRNFVVDGFRQIGLSCHEPDGAFYAFPSIASTGMSSAEFAEKLLMEEKVAVVPGDVFGESGHGHIRCSYATSMEQLKKALDRMERFMGKWSEATR